The region ACCATGAATATGTCCCTTGACCGTAAGGCCTCCCGAAGACTCCCCTCCAATGATGGCATCTGTCTCCTGCATCTTTGCGGATACAAACTTAAACCCCACGGGTACCTCATAACATTTCTGCCCGAAGCTTTCTGCCACACGGTCCAGGACATGGGTGGTGGAAAGGCTGCGAACCGCCGGTCCCCGCCAGCCTTTGTATTTTAAAAGATAATAATACAGCATTACCAAAATATTATTGGCATGAAGATAGCGGCCCTGATCGTCTATGACACCCAGCCTGTCCGCATCTCCATCCGTGGCGATCCCAATATCACAGTATCGGTCCAGCACATAATTCTGTAAACTCCGCAAGGTCTGCTCTGTAGGTGCAGGCATTTTTCCTCCGAACAGGGTGTCATGCCGGTCGTTAATGGTTTCAATGGTACATCTGGCAACGGAAAGAATGGTGCTTAAGGCTGTCAGGCTCACTCCGTACATAGGGTCAATGGCAACCCGGAAATCCCGGGAGCGTATGGCATCCATGTCAATGACGGAAATAATATTATCCAGATATTCGTTTAATGGATTGATTTCTTCCACTATGCCCTTTTTTACCAGTTCCAGATAAGAGGTTGGCGGCATCTTTCCGGATTCCTCTTGATTTGGCTGGTATATGTTCTCTGCTTCCATCAGATATTCTTCAATATTCCCGGTCTGACTCTCATCTGCATCACGTCCTCCATAAGTAAACACCTTGATCCCATTATAAATGGCTGGATTATGACTGGCCGTTACCATCATACCGTAG is a window of [Clostridium] saccharolyticum WM1 DNA encoding:
- a CDS encoding phosphoglucomutase/phosphomannomutase family protein; protein product: MVTFGTGGWRAIIGEEFTKENIQKLALAVSLKMKAEKKEKEGIVIGYDRRFLSKEAVIWACEIFGNQGIRVFFINRSSPTPLIMFYVMKHRLSYGMMVTASHNPAIYNGIKVFTYGGRDADESQTGNIEEYLMEAENIYQPNQEESGKMPPTSYLELVKKGIVEEINPLNEYLDNIISVIDMDAIRSRDFRVAIDPMYGVSLTALSTILSVARCTIETINDRHDTLFGGKMPAPTEQTLRSLQNYVLDRYCDIGIATDGDADRLGVIDDQGRYLHANNILVMLYYYLLKYKGWRGPAVRSLSTTHVLDRVAESFGQKCYEVPVGFKFVSAKMQETDAIIGGESSGGLTVKGHIHGKDGIYAASLLIEMMAVSGKKLSEIAADIRREYGAIHMTERDYRFTTGEKERINRILMLDRELPQLPFEIKKISYEDGCKVYFKNGGWVIARFSGTEPLLRIFCEMEAEADSVSVCSLFEEYLGLQEG